A window from Littorina saxatilis isolate snail1 linkage group LG9, US_GU_Lsax_2.0, whole genome shotgun sequence encodes these proteins:
- the LOC138975906 gene encoding opsin-5-like — MMSLACMSFSRLLSITQPNFARHHGVCIVAVLIAFSVVYSAFWSLCPLLGWGRYDLEPYKTSCTLQWDQPDTTFVTASFIGCLALPALVMCVSYSHITVLALATAARRRRWSKPDSAALTWSRQEVRLVKLTVAMCSVFLLNWCPYVVLAMLKAYRPGVHIPVQLTPLPALAAKCSHLVDPILYCLLNKKFRRLFPRFVTKRKVAESGRDNTNPNVALQHMLQKRVGGGDRWLEPESLNVSLSTGGDKTPVTVTTTFP; from the exons ATGATGTCTTTGGCCTGCATGAGTTTCAGTCGATTGCTGTCTATAACTCAGCCCAATTTTG CCCGGCACCACGGAGTGTGTATAGTAGCAGTGTTGATCGCGTTCAGCGTAGTGTACTCCGCCTTCTGGTCGCTGTGTCCTCTGCTGGGCTGGGGCCGCTACGACCTGGAGCCCTACAAGACGTCGTGCACGCTGCAGTGGGACCAGCCTGACACCACCTTCGTCACGGCCTCCTTCATCGGCTGCCTGGCGCTGCCCGCCCTCGTCATGTGCGTCAGCTACAGCCACATTACCGTGCTGGCCCTCGCCACGGCCGCCAGGCGGAGGAGGTGGTCCAAGCCCGACTCTGCCGCCCTTACCTGGAGTAGGCAGGAGGTGCGTCTCGTCAAG CTGACCGTGGCCATGTGCTCCGTCTTCCTCCTCAACTGGTGTCCCTACGTGGTGTTGGCCATGCTGAAGGCCTACAGACCCGGGGTGCACATCCCCGTGCAGCTAACCCCCCTGCCCGCCCTGGCCGCCAAGTGCTCGCACCTTGTCGACCCCATCCTCTACTGCCTCCTTAACAAGAAGTTCCGCCGCCTTTTCCCGCGCTTCGTCACCAAGCGGAAAGTAGCAGAGTCGGGTAGGGACAACACCAACCCCAACGTGGCGCTGCAGCACATGTTACAGAAGAGGGTGGGTGGCGGGGACCGGTGGTTAGAGCCCGAGTCGCTGAACGTGTCGCTCAGCACAGGGGGTGACAAGACACCTGTCACAGTTACTACCACTTTCCCCTAG